The stretch of DNA TGGCTGGTAAAAATGTTATTTGTGAAAAGCCTTATGTTGACACAACTGCCGAAGCCATCGAATTAAAGCAATTAGCTGACCAACACGATGTTATTATTGTAGAAGCAATCACTAACATTCACTTGCCTAACTATCAGGCAATTAAGCAGCTGCTACCCAAAATTGGCCCAATTCATATCGTTGCCCTTAATTACACTCAATATTCAAGTCGCTACGATAATTTCCTGAAAGGTAATATTGCACCTGTATTTGATCCCGCTAAGGGCGGCGGTACATTAACTGATCTGAACATCTATAATATTCATCTTGCTGTTGGTCTTTTCGGCAAACCTGAACAAGTTCAGTACTATCCAGTTATGCAAAAGCAGATTGACACTTCAGGTATCTTAAACTTGGCTTATCCAGATAAACAAGCAACTTTAATTGCTGCTAAGGATTGCTACGCAACACCGCGATCATTTATCGAAGGCGAAAAGGGAACCATCTACTTTGACGGTTCCACTGGTGTGCTTGACAGCTTTACTGTGGAAATGCGCTCTGGCGCAAAAAAGCAAGTTAACCTTAACCAATTCCCACACAGAATGGCTAGTGAATTTACCGATTTTGTTAATATTATTGATCATCACGATGTAAAAACTGCTAATGAATTATACGACCACAGTGTTGCGGTGATGGCCGTCTTGGCTCAAGCTAAAGCATCATCAAATAATTAGCAGTAGACCTAGCCTAAAAATCTTTACGTCCGTACACAAAAACCACCACGAGAAATTTATCGTAGTGGTTTTATTATGTAATAAATTAATTAAAAATTACGTGCTTTGACAAATTCGCCAACATTAATCTGATAATACTTAGTACCGCCAATCTTCACTTGACTGCCATAAGTTCGGAGCTTTTGACCATACTTTAAAGTTGGGTGCTGCACACGCAACCCAGTCGTATCATAGACATAAGCATTATGTGTTAAGTGACGCATTACCCCATTAATATTGCTGGCAACAACATATTCATTATCGCCAACTTGTAAATATTTTCGGCCTTTAATCATTTCACTACCAACCACAGTTACCTTACTACCAGCGATTTGTAGCTTAGCAGCTGTTCTCTTACCCTGCTTATCATAAATATATGCATCATGCATTAATACTTGTTTATTTGTTGAAGCTTGAGAAGCTGAAGCGGCAATCGCATTATCACTAGTACTATTTTCTATAGGATTAGGAGTAACCTCAACTGCTTCCAGTGCCGAATCAGTTTCATCATCTTGCATATTATAATAATACTTAATTAAATGATAAAACTGCCCCATTGAGTAACCCCATTTAGCAAAATAGCCATCTGGATCAGTATGATTTGTCCCACCTAAAAAGCGACTAACTGCATGGTGCGACCAGATAGTACCCTTACCGTCATTAACCGCATTATTAGGCTGTAAATGATAACGGTGCAAAATCTTGGCAGCATAAATTGCATCGTTATTAACACTTTTGACAAAATTCTTCCGCGAATTTTCTTCGCATAATTCAATTTGAAAAAAGCGATTATTGGCAACTGGACCAGCACCCCAGACACCATACTTAGGTGTCGTCATTTGGATAACATGCTTGTGGTCAACAAAAGCATGAACGTAGGAATCCATTTCTTGCCATGTTCGGTTAAAGTAGATTGCTTCATCGTGTGCACTCGCATTTGGCGTGGCTGTTTCATGAATGACAATCCCTTCAGGCTTACCTTTACGATAGTGAATTTTATTATCAACAGTAAACTTATTATACTTAATTCCTTCAGCCTTAAGCATTTTATACAGATAGGTAACCCCACCATAACTTTCTTTTTTCGCACTTGAATTAATTGACGCAGCGTTTATAACTTGGTGCTGGCTAACACCAAAAATAGGCGTAACTAAACCTACTCCGATAGCGACAGTAGTTATTAGTTTCTTTATCTTCATCTAAAAATTTTCATTCCTTATTATAAACACTTAATCATTAAAAACTGCTCTTCTTGAGATATTGATGAATACCAACCCGGTAATACTTATTACCATAAATTGTCACCGTGCCGCCAAAAGTAGCAATTGACTTACCTGCTTTTTCCTTCTTATTACTATCATGATTGCCATAATCATTATAAATATAAGAATCATGCTTTAAGATACGCATTGTACCGTCAATATTGCCAGCGGCAAGATATTGGTTAACACCAATCCGGTAATATTTCTTGCCATTAATTGTCTTACTGCCATAGGTACCGACAGTTTTGCCTTCAGTGCCAGATTTCAGGGGCTTCATCCCCTTAACTCGATTACCTTTTGCATTATAAACATAAGCATTATGCATTAAAGTCTTATTGACCTTAACTGCACCTTGAGGAGCATGAGAAGCTGGTGGCAAGGCACTGCCAAGATTTAATGCGGAGCCATTAACCCAGCCTTTACCAGCAACGTACATTCTCTTCTTACCATTATAAAAAGTGATCGTCTTAGTAACGGTAACATTATCACCTTTATTAATTGTGTCAGTTTTAGCAGAAATTGAATGATCAGTCGGCCATGCATAAGTTGCGCTGTTCTTCTTAACGGTATAAGAACCACTGACATTTGAAATCTTCGGATCATATTGGGTCAAGTCAGAAGCAGTAATTCTTGTATTCAAAATTGTATTGTAATTATGAGCAGTGGCATATGTACCAGTCAGCGCCTTAGTGGCATCGCCATAAGTGGCTGCATTCTCAAGCCAAGCTCCTTGATAACGGTCAGGTTGCCAGGTAACACCTTCACGCAGCTTTTTGCCGTTATCATCAAAGGAACCTTGGTAACTTGAATACTTACGGAATTTAGCATTAACATAATAGCTCTTGCCGTTTTTGTCTTCTTCACGTGTTTTAGAAGTATAAACAGCACCAGTCCAGTCTGTATCAGCCTTAATCCCGAATAAATTATTGGCATTAACTGCTAAGCCAGATTGGCCCCAATCTGATTCTACAATCGCCTGCGCAATCATTACTGACGGATATAAGCCGTACTTCTTAGCTACCTTCTGAGCCTGCTTAACAGCAGTATTTAAAAAGGTTGCCTGACTATCAGTTGCTGTAGCAGCTGACACTTTCTCAGCACGTGCTGGAGAATTAGCCATTAAGTTGTTGGTAACTGGTGCAGCAACGGTCAATAATGTGGCCGCAGCAACACCAGTGATAAAACTATTTCTCATAAATTGAATTTCCTCCTTAATCAACATCTTTATTGTATCGAGCTATCATGTTCTAGACAATAGCTTCCAATTATTTGTAGTCAAAAAGTAATATTGTTCATAATTTTATTACAAAAAGTTTGACGAGATTTCTAAAGTTTGACGTAAATGATTAATTAAACGGCGCTTAATCCGTTGCAATTGTACTCGCGTCACGCCGCTAGCAGCTGCTATCTCCGTTATCGTCTCACCAGCTAGTAAATGGCGATAAAAGATTACTGCTTCTAAAGCTGTCATCTGGGGAATTTCCTTTTCTAAAGCTAGATAATTATCCCAAGAATGCATCTGCCGCAAATTTTGTGCTGCCAGCAGATCTGTCTGCCGTTCTTGCACTAATTGATTCTTACGCAGCAAGTCTAGTGTACGCCAGATAATCTTGCGAAAACTCCGCCGATCAATTTCTTCTCTCGTCAATGGCTGCCCTTGAGCAAGTTCTGTTGCATAGACAAATATTCCTTCCTGTAATAAGTCGTCATAATTATTATAGTCCCGTCTAACATGCGCTGTCTTAAGTGCACCCCTAACTAATTTTTGATTTTCCCAGGCGGCTAAAAAAGCCTGCTTACTAATCTTCATTGTGTGACATTCCTCATTTTCAATTTTGTCACAAACGCTTGTGCACTATTAGATTAGCAAGTTACTGGTAATTATTAAAAGCAATAAAAGTAAGCGATAACAGTTAATATTATCGTAATGTTTAATTTGTTATTTTAGATATTAATTAATACCATCTAGCTCAAATTCAAGTTACTTACTGGATGAAAAAAGTGTAAAAAAATAGTCTGACACAGAACTTCAAACAATGAAGTCTTACTCAGACTATAATGCACTAATATAAAGTATCTGGTCGCCGACTTAACAGATAAACAAAGCAGTGCGCCTCCTGAATGGAAGCTAATTCATAATAATCTGTCAGGTAAGCACCATAACGAGCGTGCTGCTTATCTAGTAACTCTTGCCAGACTTGCTTAAGCGAAAAATTATTTAGAGATGGTGCTGGTTCAAAATACTGCTTCTGATCAATCATCGACTTGCTCTGCGTTCGTCTAACCTGCCACCCTAATGATCCTAAATGCATCGTCCCTAATTGCCACACCGCATGATTATAGTAGACACTATTGCAGACTTGAGAACTAATGTAGCGACTACAATGATAAAAAGAAAAGGTATACCTAATTCCGCCAAGCTTGACTGACTCAAATGCAATTGCCCGCTTACCTAACGAACGATACTCATTCATCTGGTGCAAGGCTACCCAATCAACCGCTCCCGTTGTATAACTGCGCATGGAGAAGAACGCTAACTTACCAGTTGCAATCACATAATGCGCCTGCAAATGCAGCTTAACTGATAATTCGCGCTGAAATTCCAACCCTGTCAACAAATTCTGCCTGCAAAAAGCCGTAATCAATGCCTGACTGCTGCGTTCACTAAGAATAATTCCTGCTTCAGCATCAAACAAGACACTCTTATACTTACCCAGTAATGGTTTCTTTTGAAACTCATAAAGAGCAAGCGTATTAGCATTGATATAATAATTCTGATTCCTAACTAAATAATTATCTAACTTCTGGTCATGGCCTATTCGCTCACGGAGCTTGGCTTTCGACCATTGACGATATTCTGGGGTAGTCGGCAGGTGCCAACCTTGATTTGTCGCTTTCGGCAAATTAATTTCCTCCTTTAATTATTTTTTACTTATCAAATTATACTAAATTTGGTACCGCTTGCATAGTGAAAATTTTGAAAAAGTGAACTTTTTAGTCAGCTACTTTGACTAGCACAAAAAAACGGCAACGACTGACTCGTTACCGTTTTAAAGGGGAATTATTCTATTTTAAAGTTCTGACAATTTACCATACTTATTAATATCAGTAGTTGGAACTGTTACTTTTATTTTGTCTATTGTGCTTTTACTACATAAACAGTAATCGTTTGTTCCTTACCCTTAAATTCGACTTTTGGTTGTTTCTTATATGAATTAGTGGTGTCTGTAATTTCATTATCCTCAGCTAAACGATAATTACTGCCTAAGGCCGAGATAATTGCTGCATCAGTCTTTAAGTCAACTATATCACCTGCTTTTTGATTTGCAGTTGGCATTAAGTTTACACTGTTTAATCCTGCTACTGGACTGCCATCAGGGTTAACAAACTTAACTGTAATCTTCTTAGCATCTTGCTTAGTTAGATATACTGTTACTGTTTGACCAGCTTTAGTAAACTTACTATCTCCAGTTAACCCCTGAGTCTTACCATGTAAGTCAGTGCCAGTTGCTAATTTGTAGACGCTACGTCCTTCTGCTTGTATAAAAGCATCTAAGAATTTTTCACCTACTGCATCGCCAACTTTATGACCTGCTCCTGGAATAGTAACATTATCCATATCCAATACTGGAGTATCCGTTGTTCCATCTGTTGT from Lactobacillus sp. ESL0785 encodes:
- a CDS encoding SLAP domain-containing protein: MKIKKLITTVAIGVGLVTPIFGVSQHQVINAASINSSAKKESYGGVTYLYKMLKAEGIKYNKFTVDNKIHYRKGKPEGIVIHETATPNASAHDEAIYFNRTWQEMDSYVHAFVDHKHVIQMTTPKYGVWGAGPVANNRFFQIELCEENSRKNFVKSVNNDAIYAAKILHRYHLQPNNAVNDGKGTIWSHHAVSRFLGGTNHTDPDGYFAKWGYSMGQFYHLIKYYYNMQDDETDSALEAVEVTPNPIENSTSDNAIAASASQASTNKQVLMHDAYIYDKQGKRTAAKLQIAGSKVTVVGSEMIKGRKYLQVGDNEYVVASNINGVMRHLTHNAYVYDTTGLRVQHPTLKYGQKLRTYGSQVKIGGTKYYQINVGEFVKARNF
- a CDS encoding glucosaminidase domain-containing protein; protein product: MRNSFITGVAAATLLTVAAPVTNNLMANSPARAEKVSAATATDSQATFLNTAVKQAQKVAKKYGLYPSVMIAQAIVESDWGQSGLAVNANNLFGIKADTDWTGAVYTSKTREEDKNGKSYYVNAKFRKYSSYQGSFDDNGKKLREGVTWQPDRYQGAWLENAATYGDATKALTGTYATAHNYNTILNTRITASDLTQYDPKISNVSGSYTVKKNSATYAWPTDHSISAKTDTINKGDNVTVTKTITFYNGKKRMYVAGKGWVNGSALNLGSALPPASHAPQGAVKVNKTLMHNAYVYNAKGNRVKGMKPLKSGTEGKTVGTYGSKTINGKKYYRIGVNQYLAAGNIDGTMRILKHDSYIYNDYGNHDSNKKEKAGKSIATFGGTVTIYGNKYYRVGIHQYLKKSSF
- a CDS encoding Gfo/Idh/MocA family oxidoreductase, translating into MKLGIIGSGKIVHDFLTTANQITGLELMAISTTKRSEQIARDLAKQYGIKEVFADNDRLYHDPNVDTIYVAVPNSLHYAVVKKAVMAGKNVICEKPYVDTTAEAIELKQLADQHDVIIVEAITNIHLPNYQAIKQLLPKIGPIHIVALNYTQYSSRYDNFLKGNIAPVFDPAKGGGTLTDLNIYNIHLAVGLFGKPEQVQYYPVMQKQIDTSGILNLAYPDKQATLIAAKDCYATPRSFIEGEKGTIYFDGSTGVLDSFTVEMRSGAKKQVNLNQFPHRMASEFTDFVNIIDHHDVKTANELYDHSVAVMAVLAQAKASSNN
- a CDS encoding sigma-70 family RNA polymerase sigma factor; this encodes MKISKQAFLAAWENQKLVRGALKTAHVRRDYNNYDDLLQEGIFVYATELAQGQPLTREEIDRRSFRKIIWRTLDLLRKNQLVQERQTDLLAAQNLRQMHSWDNYLALEKEIPQMTALEAVIFYRHLLAGETITEIAAASGVTRVQLQRIKRRLINHLRQTLEISSNFL